The Salvelinus alpinus chromosome 28, SLU_Salpinus.1, whole genome shotgun sequence genome includes a window with the following:
- the LOC139557698 gene encoding G-protein coupled receptor 182-like: MNEFDLHNSSLNFFNGTPWFVYECTLNLDKDYQRIALFLLYLLLFMVGLAENTLVVWVNWRRRHSANGVLFCVINVSLSDLMVVLMLPFYMLEVTMDKVWLWGRFLCKVTHLIYVINFYSSSFFLAFMTLERYLSLSRPSSPACFPVARRRRWLLCGGLWLLSLFLALLENVHMDLLEWDEPGCYMLPENNYTEWFVSVSFLCLIFQFLGPASVIVTCNILIARAVRSAPDVQGKRDVWLVHVYSLVFVLCWLPYHMVLFLMMVNDLDPHVFSCNTVEVLYNSYSVVEGLSLFHCIANPVLYNFLSKSFRSNLINAVVHYAPREGPGGSNPQETAPNAGGPDTRKKQRKLSNMSTSHSDVAGL, from the coding sequence ATGAACGAATTTGACTTGCACAACTCCTCGTTAAATTTCTTCAATGGCACGCCCTGGTTCGTCTACGAGTGCACCCTCAACCTGGATAAGGACTATCAGCGGATCGCCTTGTTCCTCCTCTACCTGCTGCTGTTCATGGTGGGGCTGGCTGAAAACACCCTGGTGGTCTGGGTCAATTGGCGCCGGCGCCACTCGGCCAACGGCGTCTTGTTCTGCGTTATCAACGTGAGCTTGTCGGACCTGATGGTGGTTCTGATGTTGCCCTTCTACATGCTGGAGGTGACCATGGACAAGGTATGGCTGTGGGGCCGCTTCCTGTGTAAAGTCACCCACCTCATCTACGTGATCAACTTCTATAGCAGCTCCTTCTTCCTGGCCTTCATGACCCTGGAGCGCTACCTGTCCCTGTCCAGGCCCTCGTCTCCCGCCTGCTTCCCCGTGGCCAGACGTCGCCGCTGGCTACTCTGCGGTGGtctctggctcctctccctgttcctgGCTCTGCTGGAGAACGTCCACATGGACCTGCTGGAGTGGGACGAGCCGGGCTGCTACATGCTGCCAGAGAACAACTACACCGAGTGGTTCGTCTCCGTCTCCTTCCTCTGCCTCATCTTCCAGTTCCTTGGCCCGGCCTCCGTCATCGTCACCTGTAACATCTTGATAGCCCGAGCGGTGCGCTCCGCTCCAGACGTGCAGGGAAAACGGGACGTCTGGCTGGTGCATGTTTACTCCCTGGTGTTTGTCCTCTGCTGGCTGCCGTACCACATGGTCTTGTTCCTGATGATGGTGAATGATCTGGACCCTCACGTGTTCAGCTGCAACACAGTGGAGGTGCTCTACAACTCCTACAGTGTGGTTGAGGGCCTGTCGCTCTTCCACTGCATCGCCAACCCTGTCCTTTACAACTTCCTCAGCAAGAGCTTCCGTTCCAACCTGATCAACGCTGTGGTCCACTATGCACCCAGGGAGGGTCCAGGAGGGTCGAATCCCCAAGAAACTGCACCCAACGCAGGAGGACCAGACACTAGGAAGAAACAACGCAAGCTTAGCAACATGAGCACCAGTCACTCTGATGTTGCTGGGTTGTAG
- the LOC139557702 gene encoding zinc finger and BTB domain-containing protein 39-like, whose translation MRIRLQGSGHAAGLLAELNHCRLSRLFCDVILQVGSRAFAVHRAVLACAGTHFRSLFSGRGTQIVTSGAGATTTYTLDFVSPANFEKVLTFIYTGEIFTDLIDVGVLYELAERLGVRELVRACHATFPDLQQPGSGSADCVVDGDLDPDMVAAAAAGSSVCSSSAASCSSLSSSAGPSAAPTPAAAPSPLPQGSRVARLGRGGGHTAPLSLSLKAEDVQSHLGYGQMAEDKRLQLTGDQQSSVDMSTVAVVATPGPPLQLKTEEVVVGDGVGNGEEEQMVVSGSRAGSVPPCVSDSCSYPDSSAQLGGDICGVREAPMSSSGDPLDSLQMGVVEAGVGGVSSDHAGVIFGGEDDEDDDEENEEEREHLQGDEEGTDGGVDQWRQLAGEIIELSDGENYMEEEDEEEDEDEDLVCVENGAAVSAGGVNTGQVSSVQGIMACKACGMALLADSASLRAHAETHLSETGACRVCGASFPGDRGASITHALSHVVFSCDMCHLQFNSQAKLVRHRRQAAARYTLPSQLHNATQGHNGELQCAVCNKALTKDFQVIRDHLLSHVSIQSLSCGVCQLPQPSLCALLWHALTHLSLPVYSCPLCACGFLDRPLLDRHMFLHAEEAATDREAMRAHKAAGPEGEEELRCFLCPQTFRSASAFQYHLSFHTNEAQGSQGWAGKRKADQIEYPSSCSSSSPLEAGSLGKLGNMGFGLGSFSLSDKLLQGAVAAGFPTGLLSNGNSMGGTIPREKWYRCRFCGKRFAHSGEFTYHLRIHTGEKPYQCKVCLRFFRGRSTMICHLKTHAGALMYRCTICGLYFSTLKLVSSHMDVHKDHLPPDFNIEQTFMYNDHSKEPLPALDT comes from the exons ATGAGGATTCGGCTGCAGGGCTCAGGCCACGCCGCTGGCCTCCTCGCCGAACTCAACCACTGCCGCCTGTCTCGCCTCTTCTGTGATGTCATCCTCCAGGTGGGGAGCCGCGCCTTTGCAGTGCACCGCGCCGTGCTCGCGTGCGCCGGAACCCACTTCCGCAGCCTGTTCTCGGGCAGGGGGACCCAGATCGTAACCTCAGGAGCCGGAGCCACGACAACGTACACTCTGGATTTTGTGTCCCCGGCCAATTTTGAGAAGGTGCTGACTTTCATCTACACGGGAGAGATCTTCACAGACCTGATAGATGTAGGAGTGCTGTATGAGCTGGCAGAGAGGCTGGGGGTGAGAGAGCTGGTGAGGGCCTGTCACGCTACCTTCCCTGACCTGCAGCAACCGGGCTCTGGCTCTGCAGACTGTGTGGTGGATggagacctggaccctgacatggttgcagctgctgctgctgggtcATCCGTGTGCTCGTCCTCTGCAGCGTCTTGTTCCTCCCTGTCATCATCTGCTGGTCCCTCGGCTGCTCCTACTCCAGCGGCGgccccctcacctctcccccaGGGCAGCAGGGTGGCCAGGCTGGGCCGGGGTGGTGGACACACAGcccctctgtccctgtccctcaaAGCAGAGGACGTCCAGTCTCACCTGGGCTATGGACAGATGGCCGAAGACAAACGGCTACAGCTGACAGGAGATCAGCAGAGTTCAGTAGACATGTCCACTGTAGCTGTGGTGGCTACACCTGGACCTCCCCTGCAGCTGAAGactgaggaggtggtggtgggagaCGGGGTTGGTAACGGTGAGGAAGAACAGATGGTAGTTAGTGGGAGTAGGGCTGGTTCTGTACCTCCATGTGTGTCTGACTCCTGCTCCTACCCCGACTCATCAGCCCAGCTGGGAGGGGACATCTGTGGGGTGAGGGAGGCCcccatgtcctcctctggagacCCCCTGGACAGCCTGCAGATGGGAGTGGTGGAGGCTGGGGTGGGAGGGGTGAGCTCTGACCACGCAGGGGTCATCTTTGGGGGGgaggatgatgaagatgatgatgaagagaacgaggaagagagagagcatctGCAGGGAGATGAAGAAGGGACTGATGGAGGAGTGGACCAGTGGAGACAGCTGGCTGGAGAGATCATTGAGTTGAGCGATGGCGAGAACTAcatggaggaggaagatgaggaggaggatgaagacgaGGACTTGGTGTGTGTGGAGAACGGAGCAGCGGTCAGTGCAGGAGGTGTGAACACTGGCCAGGTGTCGTCGGTGCAGGGTATAATGGCGTGTAAAGCCTGTGGAATGGCACTGTTGGCAGACTCCGCTTCCCTGAGGGCCCACGCAGAGACCCACCTCTCTGAGACAGGGGCCTGCAGGGTGTGTGGGGCATCTTTCCCCGGAGACCGTGGCGCCAGCATCACCCACGCCCTGTCCCATGTGGTGTTCTCTTGTGACATGTGTCATCTCCAGTTCAACAGCCAGGCCAAGTTGGTACGCCACCGGCGCCAAGCTGCAGCCAGGTACACCCTCCCCAGTCAGCTCCACAACGCCACCCAGGGGCACAACGGGGAGCTGCAGTGTGCTGTCTGTAACAAAGCCCTCACCAAGGACTTCCAG gtCATCAGGGATCACCTGCTTAGTCACGTGTCTATCCAGTCACTGAGCTGCGGTGTGTGCCAGCTGCCCCAGCCCTCCCTGTGTGCCCTGCTGTGGCACGCCCTCACCCACCTCTCCCTGCCAGTCTACTCATGCCCGCTCTGCGCCTGCGGCTTCCTAGATCGCCCTCTGCTGGACAGACACATGTTCCTGCATGCTGAGGAGGCCGCCACTGACAGAGAGGCCATGAGGGCTCATAAAGCAGCCGgaccagagggagaggaggagctgCGTTGCTTCTTATGCCCACAGACCTTCCGCTCCGCCTCAGCCTTCCAGTACCACCTGAGCTTTCACACCAACGAGGCCCAGGGCAGCCAGGGGTGGGCAGGGAAACGAAAGGCTGACCAGATAGAGTACCCTTCctcttgctcctcctcctcccccctggaGGCAGGCAGCCTGGGGAAGCTGGGCAACATGGGCTTCGGCCTGGGCTCCTTCAGCCTCTCAGACAAGCTGCTCCAGGGGGCCGTGGCGGCTGGCTTTCCCACGGGCCTCCTGTCCAATGGGAACTCCATGGGTGGCACCATCCCCCGGGAGAAATGGTACCGCTGTCGCTTCTGTGGCAAACGCTTTGCCCACTCTGGCGAGTTCACCTACCACCTGCGCATCCACACTGGGGAGAAGCCGTACCAGTGCAAGGTGTGCCTGAGGTTCTTCCGAGGGCGCTCCACTATGATCTGCCACCTGAAGACCCACGCCGGGGCACTCATGTACCGCTGCACCATTTGCGGCCTCTACTTTTCCACGCTCAAGCTGGTGTCCTCCCACATGGACGTTCACAAAGACCACCTGCCTCCAGACTTCAACATAGAGCAGACCTTCATGTACAACGACCACTCCAAAGAACCCCTCCCCGCCCTGGACACCTGA